One Triticum dicoccoides isolate Atlit2015 ecotype Zavitan chromosome 5B, WEW_v2.0, whole genome shotgun sequence genomic window carries:
- the LOC119309066 gene encoding uncharacterized protein LOC119309066, translating into MGDGATAQDPGRKKLPSPTSRPPQTLAAAPIPQPGVHRPYALRRRPRLFRLPLPPLPSGAPSARLLRRAADPPPPGGFPPHSELEVRSATTAPFSGDPSRTGELDAVDPRGLGSSPHPASMAVSCHPQHMRPRGSDGCSRRGGGAAPASSFFLEHDRLQTPSNSRDPPYSTDANAWERCYSGGLLHPRVRHVDNSLLAVVPSSIPEHNSDEPVDRFVIHSTLVAFVLFCLRKMIFGELR; encoded by the exons gaagaaaaaaactgcCGTCCCCCACCTCCCGACCTCCACAAACCCTCGCGGCCGCCCCAATCCCCCAGCCCGGCGTCCACCGGCCCTACgcgctgcgccgccgcccccgcctctTCCGGCTGCCGCTGCCCCCGCTTCCTTCCGGCGCCCCGTCGGCCCGCCTCCTCCGCCGCGCGGCGGACCCGCCTCCTCCTGGCGGATTCCCCCCGCACAGCGAGCTGGAAGTTCGGAGCGCCACCACCGCTCCCTTCTCCGGCGACCCCTCCCGCACCGGCGAGCTGGATGCAGTTGATCCCCGGGGCTTGGGCAGTTCACCCCATCCGGCGAGCATGGCCGTCTCCTGCCACCCCCAACATATGCGACCCCGCGGGTCCGATGGATGCTCTCGCCGGGGAGGCGGTGCTGCTCCGGCAAGCTCCTTCTTCCTCGAGCACGACCGTCTCCAGACGCCTTCAAACAGCCGCGACCCGCCGTATTCGACGGATGCTAACGCGTGGGAGCGGTGCTACTCTGGCGGTCTCCTTCATCCTCGAGTGCGGCACGTCGACAACAGCCTCCTTGCTGTCGTGCCCTCCTCCATCCCCGAGCACAACTCCGACGAGCCTGTCGACAG GTTTGTCATACATTCAACATTGGTGGCTTTTGTGCTATTCTGCttgagaaaaatgatctttggggaGCTTCGCTAG